A DNA window from Clavibacter sepedonicus contains the following coding sequences:
- a CDS encoding carbohydrate ABC transporter permease — protein sequence MSIGAPAPLLVDPERRAPAAPSPVQPKGRLPFRTRSLIPWAFLVPGLVLGALFKFIPMLEGFRMSFVKVQPFLGDRFLGLDNYVHVLRDRRFTEALGHTVLLGVGQTVGALIIGLALALLLEGTSRRLWFVRTAVFLPVVTAVAVIGEIWRILYFPTETGFLNSLLGMVGIPPQGFISDQSTALGYVMLVGIWTGAPYNMVIILAGLTGIDRTLYEAAAVDGVSMRQRFRYIVMPALRPAVSVVLTLAAIRSLRTFTEVYVLTGGGPAGSTEVWMTRVFSLGFKANDLGVASAASVLLLLATLGLTVGVRALSSRKEKAR from the coding sequence ATGAGCATCGGCGCCCCCGCACCGCTCCTGGTGGATCCCGAGCGCCGCGCGCCCGCGGCCCCCAGCCCCGTGCAGCCGAAGGGCCGGCTGCCGTTCCGCACGCGCTCGCTGATCCCGTGGGCCTTCCTCGTGCCTGGCCTCGTGCTCGGCGCGCTGTTCAAGTTCATCCCGATGCTCGAGGGCTTCCGGATGAGCTTCGTGAAGGTCCAGCCCTTCCTCGGCGACAGGTTCCTGGGTCTCGACAACTACGTGCACGTGCTCCGCGACCGGCGGTTCACCGAGGCGCTCGGGCACACCGTGCTGCTCGGCGTCGGGCAGACCGTCGGCGCGCTCATCATCGGCCTCGCGCTCGCGCTGCTGCTCGAGGGCACGTCGCGCCGGCTGTGGTTCGTGCGCACGGCCGTGTTCCTGCCCGTCGTGACGGCGGTCGCGGTCATCGGCGAGATCTGGCGGATCCTGTACTTCCCGACCGAGACCGGCTTCCTCAACTCGCTGCTGGGGATGGTGGGGATCCCGCCGCAGGGCTTCATCAGCGACCAGTCGACGGCCCTCGGCTACGTGATGCTCGTCGGCATCTGGACGGGCGCGCCCTACAACATGGTCATCATCCTCGCGGGGCTCACCGGCATCGACCGCACGCTCTACGAGGCCGCCGCGGTCGACGGCGTGAGCATGCGCCAGCGCTTCCGGTACATCGTGATGCCGGCCCTCCGCCCCGCCGTCAGCGTCGTGCTGACGCTCGCGGCCATCCGCAGCCTCCGCACCTTCACCGAGGTGTACGTGCTCACGGGCGGCGGACCCGCGGGATCCACCGAGGTCTGGATGACCCGCGTGTTCTCGCTCGGCTTCAAGGCCAACGACCTGGGCGTCGCGTCGGCGGCCTCCGTGCTGCTGCTGCTCGCGACCCTGGGCCTCACCGTCGGCGTCCGCGCCCTGTCATCCCGCAAGGAGAAGGCCAGATGA
- a CDS encoding carbohydrate ABC transporter permease — MSILERPTGATRRRNDGQFDSALGWKPGLRPSNVIRFALCAVAFVVFAAPFVIIVSGAFDAFTSSTSIHLFPQQLSLESFRVAFDSGVLGYLRNSLVIAGGGLVLQVSVAILTSYALARHRFRGQSFVLLLFLLTMMLPEEVIAIPLSQVIGDVGGTGLDLRGTPLGVILPVAVWGFSILVMTEFMKDIPLEIEEAARLDGCGELRMLWTVILPLCKPVLGVVTIFGFMMIWDQYLLPLIAANDPSDYTLTVALSVLRTDPTVGSGVLLAGALLALLPSLVIYLLMQRSLIRGITSGATKG; from the coding sequence ATGAGCATCCTCGAGCGCCCCACGGGCGCCACCCGCCGCAGGAACGACGGCCAGTTCGACAGCGCGCTCGGCTGGAAGCCCGGCCTCCGCCCGTCGAACGTGATCCGCTTCGCGCTGTGCGCCGTCGCCTTCGTGGTGTTCGCGGCGCCGTTCGTGATCATCGTGTCCGGCGCGTTCGACGCCTTCACGTCGTCGACGAGCATCCACCTGTTCCCGCAGCAGCTGTCGCTGGAGTCGTTCCGGGTCGCGTTCGACTCCGGCGTGCTCGGCTACCTCCGCAACTCGCTCGTGATCGCGGGCGGCGGGCTCGTGCTGCAGGTGAGCGTCGCGATCCTCACGTCCTACGCCCTCGCCCGGCACCGGTTCCGCGGCCAGTCGTTCGTGCTGCTGCTGTTCCTGCTCACGATGATGCTGCCGGAGGAGGTCATCGCGATCCCGCTGTCGCAGGTCATCGGCGACGTCGGCGGCACGGGGCTCGACCTGCGCGGGACACCGCTCGGCGTGATCCTGCCGGTGGCGGTGTGGGGCTTCTCGATCCTCGTCATGACGGAGTTCATGAAGGACATCCCCCTCGAGATCGAGGAGGCCGCGCGCCTCGACGGCTGCGGCGAGCTGCGGATGCTGTGGACCGTGATCCTGCCGCTGTGCAAGCCGGTGCTGGGCGTCGTCACGATCTTCGGCTTCATGATGATCTGGGACCAGTACCTGCTCCCCCTCATCGCCGCGAACGACCCGAGCGACTACACGCTCACGGTCGCGCTCAGCGTCCTCCGCACCGACCCCACGGTCGGCTCGGGCGTCCTGCTCGCGGGAGCGCTGCTCGCGCTCCTGCCGAGCCTCGTCATCTACCTGCTCATGCAGCGGTCGCTCATCCGGGGGATCACCTCGGGCGCGACGAAGGGATAG
- a CDS encoding IclR family transcriptional regulator codes for MVTDGPAGERGARPVKSAERTLALLERLAASSEPVSVVDLHRASGYPRSSLHQLLHTMAASGWIQMLQDGTHVSIGSRALVVGTAYLDRDRALPHALAALERIRDETGYTAHYARREGDRVLYLATRETTESRRATSRVGRQLPAHVTSLGKALLAELSPEERREVLGSGPLAALTPQTVTDVAALDAQLDAARERGYAHEREENLAGVSCVAVSVGYRIPATDAISCSMPIDRASDSEVERVAGIIGAHAHRLAQALRSAGVR; via the coding sequence ATGGTGACCGACGGACCGGCAGGGGAGCGCGGGGCACGGCCGGTCAAGTCGGCGGAGCGCACGCTGGCGCTGCTGGAGCGGCTGGCCGCGTCGTCCGAGCCCGTCTCCGTCGTGGACCTGCACCGCGCGTCCGGCTACCCGCGGTCGAGCCTGCACCAGCTGCTGCACACCATGGCGGCGAGCGGCTGGATCCAGATGCTGCAGGACGGCACGCACGTCTCCATCGGATCCCGCGCGCTCGTCGTCGGCACCGCCTACCTCGACCGCGACCGGGCGCTGCCGCACGCCCTCGCGGCCCTCGAGCGGATCCGCGACGAGACCGGGTACACCGCGCACTACGCGCGCCGCGAGGGCGACCGCGTGCTGTACCTCGCCACGCGCGAGACCACCGAGTCCCGGCGGGCGACCTCGCGCGTCGGCCGGCAGCTGCCCGCGCACGTGACGTCGCTCGGCAAGGCCCTGCTCGCGGAGCTCAGCCCCGAGGAGCGTCGGGAGGTGCTCGGATCGGGCCCGCTCGCCGCCCTCACCCCGCAGACCGTGACTGACGTCGCCGCGCTCGACGCGCAGCTCGACGCGGCGCGTGAACGCGGCTACGCGCACGAGCGCGAGGAGAACCTGGCCGGCGTCAGCTGCGTCGCGGTGAGCGTGGGCTACCGGATCCCCGCGACCGACGCGATCAGCTGCTCCATGCCCATCGACCGCGCGAGCGACTCCGAGGTGGAGCGCGTCGCGGGGATCATCGGCGCGCACGCGCACCGGCTCGCCCAGGCGCTGCGGTCGGCGGGCGTGCGATGA
- a CDS encoding IS481 family transposase, with protein MTHANAPFTPVGRLRLARLIIEDGWPVRRAAERFQCSPATASRWARRYRAGLPMTDRSSRPHRQPTRTSQRRERRIIALRFTRRWGPHRISYHLRIPRSTVERVLRRYRMPLLTHLDSATGLPVRRSPARRYEHSSPGDLVHVDIKKLGRIPDGGGHRVLGRAAGRKNNPRTGRGYAFLHHAVDDHSRLAYSEILTDERKETAAAFWARANAFFTTAGITVIRVLTDNGSCYRSHAFTEALGTIAHTRTRPYRPQTNGKVERFNRTLATEWAYAHPYLTDEARAATYPAWLHHYNHHRPHTGIGGLTPAERVHNLTGNYS; from the coding sequence GTGACTCACGCTAACGCCCCGTTCACTCCCGTGGGCAGGCTTCGGCTTGCCCGGTTGATCATCGAGGACGGGTGGCCGGTCCGGCGTGCGGCGGAGCGGTTCCAGTGCTCGCCGGCGACGGCGTCGAGATGGGCTCGCCGGTATCGGGCCGGGTTGCCGATGACGGACCGCTCATCCCGCCCGCACCGGCAACCGACCCGCACGAGTCAGCGTCGGGAGCGGCGGATCATCGCGCTGAGATTCACTCGCCGGTGGGGCCCGCACCGCATCAGCTACCACCTGCGTATCCCCCGTTCCACGGTCGAGCGGGTCCTCCGTCGCTACCGGATGCCGTTGCTCACGCACCTGGATTCCGCGACGGGACTCCCCGTCCGACGCTCGCCCGCGCGACGTTACGAGCACTCCTCACCGGGAGATCTGGTCCACGTCGACATCAAGAAGCTCGGCCGCATCCCGGACGGCGGCGGGCACCGAGTCCTCGGCAGAGCGGCCGGCCGGAAGAACAACCCCCGGACCGGGCGGGGATACGCGTTCCTGCACCACGCCGTGGATGACCACTCCCGACTCGCGTACTCCGAGATCCTCACCGACGAGCGCAAGGAGACCGCCGCCGCGTTCTGGGCCCGCGCGAACGCGTTCTTCACCACCGCGGGCATCACCGTGATCCGTGTCCTGACGGACAACGGCTCCTGCTACCGCTCCCACGCCTTCACCGAGGCGCTCGGCACCATCGCCCACACACGCACCCGCCCCTACCGGCCCCAGACCAACGGGAAGGTCGAGCGCTTCAACCGCACCCTCGCCACCGAGTGGGCCTACGCCCACCCCTACCTCACCGACGAGGCCCGCGCCGCGACCTACCCTGCCTGGCTGCATCACTACAACCACCACCGCCCCCACACCGGCATCGGCGGACTCACGCCCGCCGAACGCGTTCACAACCTCACTGGGAACTACAGCTAG
- a CDS encoding NAD-dependent epimerase/dehydratase family protein, which produces MADTTRIVMTGAAGMAGRGVRPLLRAAGHELVLLDLVDPEPVEGERAVIASVRDTDAVRDAVRGADVVVHLGGISRERPWDDVLAANIDGTRSVLDAARQEGVRRVLLASSTHAVGFHPVPAVPVDHLPPRPDSLYGVTKAAMEALGSVYADRHAMSVVSARIGTLLDRPTGRRSLSTWLSFPDLARLVEAVAALEEPGHRIVWGVSRNARAWFSPESGERIGYYPEDDAEAFAAGIVDVDDADVDDADANGLIGGEWAAPEHALGDAW; this is translated from the coding sequence ATGGCGGACACGACGCGCATCGTGATGACGGGGGCCGCCGGCATGGCCGGACGCGGCGTCCGGCCCCTGCTGCGGGCGGCGGGCCACGAGCTCGTGCTCCTCGACCTGGTGGATCCGGAGCCGGTCGAGGGGGAGCGTGCCGTCATCGCCTCGGTGCGCGACACCGACGCCGTGCGCGATGCCGTGCGCGGCGCGGACGTCGTGGTGCACCTCGGCGGGATCAGCCGCGAACGGCCGTGGGACGACGTGCTCGCGGCGAACATCGACGGCACCCGGAGCGTGCTCGACGCCGCGCGCCAGGAGGGCGTCCGCCGCGTCCTCCTCGCGAGCTCCACGCACGCCGTCGGCTTCCACCCGGTGCCCGCGGTGCCCGTCGACCACCTGCCGCCCCGGCCGGACAGCCTCTACGGCGTGACGAAGGCGGCCATGGAGGCGCTCGGATCCGTGTACGCCGACCGCCACGCGATGAGCGTCGTGAGCGCCAGGATCGGCACGCTCCTCGACCGGCCGACGGGTCGCCGCTCGCTCTCCACCTGGCTCTCCTTCCCGGACCTCGCGCGGCTCGTCGAGGCCGTCGCCGCGCTCGAGGAGCCCGGCCACCGCATCGTCTGGGGCGTGTCGCGCAACGCCCGCGCGTGGTTCTCGCCCGAGTCCGGCGAGCGGATCGGCTACTACCCTGAGGACGACGCGGAGGCGTTCGCGGCCGGCATCGTCGACGTGGACGACGCCGACGTGGACGACGCCGACGCGAACGGACTCATCGGCGGCGAGTGGGCCGCTCCGGAGCACGCACTGGGAGACGCATGGTGA
- a CDS encoding thioredoxin domain-containing protein encodes MPNRLADAVSPYLQSHADNPVDWRTWGEEAFAEARRRDVPVLVSVGYSTCHWCHVMARETFQDPALADRLNAGFVAIKVDREEHPEVDAALITAAGAFTDQLGWPLNVFTTPEGRTFHAGTYSPPEPRAGHPSFRQVLDAVADAWTTRRDQVEQGAGQLSAAIREASERGSVASPLPDAAALDRIAADLAAFEDPEHGGFGSAPKFPVAPVVLLLDTLATSGVLAPSRAEATRALVRRTLDAMAGSDLRDPVEGGFFRYSTRRDWSEPHYERMLYDNALLLDAYARAGDEEVAGGIAAFLTGTLRRASGGFASAQDSESTVGGRRVEGGYYALDAAGRAAEEPPAVDGKVLTGWNGLAIGALARAGRAFGRPAWIQAARDAADMLLAEHVRADGSLVRASIDGRVSPAVATLEDHGMLADGLLALALATGEVGYAVRARGIVDALVQAADAASAAQPGAGEPQSGAAGFRVPTGADPVLAGFGLDLAADPSEGAYPSGLTAACSAARVLGRLTADPRYERAARAALATVAAGGATRPIAFGGALEQAAAIDAAGRQLVVVLPDAADRGDDPLAAIAHGLTRPPHVSLVVTETAARAWADAGFELLADRVAGSTATAYLCADFVCRLPVTTADALRAQLDDEAR; translated from the coding sequence ATGCCCAACCGCCTAGCCGACGCCGTCAGCCCGTACCTCCAGAGCCACGCGGACAACCCGGTCGACTGGCGGACATGGGGCGAGGAGGCGTTCGCGGAGGCCCGGAGGCGCGACGTGCCGGTGCTCGTCTCGGTCGGCTACTCGACCTGCCACTGGTGCCACGTCATGGCGCGCGAGACGTTCCAGGATCCCGCGCTCGCCGACCGGCTGAACGCCGGGTTCGTCGCGATCAAGGTCGACCGCGAGGAGCACCCCGAGGTGGACGCCGCGCTCATCACCGCGGCCGGCGCCTTCACGGACCAGCTCGGCTGGCCGCTCAACGTGTTCACGACGCCCGAGGGCCGCACGTTCCACGCGGGCACCTACTCGCCGCCGGAGCCGCGCGCCGGGCACCCGTCGTTCCGGCAGGTGCTCGACGCTGTGGCCGACGCCTGGACCACGCGCCGCGACCAGGTCGAGCAGGGCGCGGGGCAGCTGAGCGCCGCGATCCGGGAGGCCTCCGAGCGCGGATCCGTCGCGTCGCCGCTGCCGGACGCCGCCGCCCTCGACCGGATCGCCGCCGACCTCGCCGCGTTCGAGGACCCGGAGCACGGCGGGTTCGGATCCGCGCCCAAGTTCCCCGTCGCGCCCGTCGTGCTGCTGCTCGACACGCTCGCCACCTCCGGCGTGCTCGCGCCGTCACGCGCCGAGGCGACGCGCGCGCTCGTGCGCCGGACGCTCGACGCGATGGCCGGATCCGACCTGCGCGACCCGGTCGAGGGCGGCTTCTTCCGCTACTCCACGCGGCGCGACTGGTCCGAGCCGCACTACGAGCGGATGCTCTACGACAACGCGTTGCTGCTCGACGCGTACGCGCGTGCCGGGGACGAGGAGGTCGCGGGCGGCATCGCGGCGTTCCTCACCGGCACGCTGCGGCGGGCGTCCGGCGGGTTCGCGTCGGCGCAGGACTCCGAGAGCACGGTCGGCGGCCGCCGCGTCGAGGGCGGCTACTACGCGCTGGATGCCGCGGGGCGGGCCGCCGAGGAGCCGCCGGCGGTCGACGGGAAGGTGCTCACGGGGTGGAACGGGCTCGCGATCGGCGCTCTCGCCCGGGCGGGCCGCGCGTTCGGCCGCCCCGCCTGGATCCAGGCCGCGCGCGATGCCGCCGACATGCTGCTCGCGGAGCACGTGCGCGCCGACGGGTCGCTCGTGCGCGCGTCCATCGACGGGCGCGTGTCGCCCGCGGTCGCGACGCTCGAGGACCACGGGATGCTCGCGGACGGGCTGCTCGCGCTCGCGCTCGCGACGGGCGAGGTCGGCTACGCGGTGCGGGCGCGGGGGATCGTGGACGCGCTGGTCCAGGCGGCCGACGCCGCCTCCGCTGCGCAGCCCGGGGCGGGCGAGCCGCAGTCGGGCGCCGCGGGCTTCCGCGTGCCGACGGGCGCGGATCCGGTGCTCGCGGGCTTCGGCCTCGACCTCGCGGCCGACCCGTCCGAGGGCGCGTACCCGTCGGGCCTCACCGCGGCATGCTCGGCCGCGCGCGTGCTCGGGCGTCTGACGGCGGATCCGCGCTACGAGCGCGCGGCCCGCGCCGCGCTCGCGACGGTCGCGGCGGGCGGCGCGACCCGGCCGATCGCGTTCGGCGGGGCGCTGGAGCAGGCGGCGGCGATCGACGCGGCGGGCCGGCAGCTCGTGGTCGTGCTGCCGGACGCGGCGGACCGCGGCGACGACCCGCTCGCCGCGATCGCGCACGGGCTGACCCGCCCGCCCCACGTGTCGCTCGTCGTCACGGAGACGGCGGCGCGCGCCTGGGCCGACGCGGGCTTCGAGCTGCTCGCGGACCGCGTCGCCGGATCCACCGCCACGGCGTACCTGTGCGCCGACTTCGTCTGCCGCCTCCCGGTGACCACGGCGGACGCGCTGCGGGCGCAGCTCGACGACGAGGCGCGCTAG
- a CDS encoding enolase C-terminal domain-like protein: protein MIIRDLVVTPIAFRDPPLLNADGVHEPLALRTIVELVVDGGVVGLGEGQGGRVVAERVASVRDAVVGLRVTDLHGIERAVDAALGGDAGPLTRQERRVVYSMIDVAAHDAWGRIAGLPVSELLGGRVRDAVPYSAYLFYKWAAHPGEAPDAFGEALDPAGIVAQARLLIDRYGFGSIKLKAGVFPPDEEVAAIRALAEAFPTHPLRIDPNGAWTHETALRVAAELDGVLEYLEDPVLGIDGMSRVAAHVPQPLATNMCVVTFEQIREAFAKDAVQIVLSDHHYWGGLAHTRELAAICRTFGVGLSMHSNSHLGISLAAMTHVAAASPELAYACDTHYPWNRGDDVIVPGALEIVDGSVAVPTAPGLGVELDRDALARQHLVYVESGRTVRDDSGYMRSIQPAYDPTLPRY, encoded by the coding sequence ATGATCATCCGCGACCTCGTCGTCACCCCCATCGCGTTCCGCGACCCGCCCCTCCTCAACGCCGACGGCGTGCACGAGCCGCTCGCGCTCCGCACGATCGTCGAGCTGGTCGTCGACGGCGGCGTCGTGGGCCTCGGCGAGGGGCAGGGCGGACGGGTCGTGGCGGAGCGCGTCGCGTCCGTGCGCGACGCCGTCGTCGGCCTCCGCGTGACCGACCTCCACGGCATCGAGCGGGCGGTGGACGCGGCGCTCGGCGGCGACGCCGGGCCGCTCACCCGCCAGGAGCGCCGTGTCGTGTACTCCATGATCGACGTGGCCGCGCACGACGCGTGGGGCAGGATCGCGGGGCTGCCCGTGAGCGAGCTGCTCGGCGGGCGCGTGCGCGACGCCGTGCCGTACAGCGCGTACCTCTTCTACAAGTGGGCCGCGCACCCGGGTGAGGCGCCGGACGCGTTCGGCGAGGCGCTGGATCCCGCCGGGATCGTCGCGCAGGCCCGCCTCCTCATCGACCGCTACGGCTTCGGCTCCATCAAGCTCAAGGCGGGCGTCTTCCCGCCGGACGAGGAGGTCGCCGCAATCCGCGCGCTGGCCGAGGCGTTCCCGACGCACCCGCTGCGGATCGACCCGAACGGCGCGTGGACCCATGAGACGGCGCTGCGCGTCGCGGCCGAGCTCGACGGCGTGCTCGAGTACCTCGAGGATCCGGTGCTCGGCATCGACGGCATGTCCCGCGTCGCAGCCCACGTGCCGCAGCCGCTCGCCACGAACATGTGCGTCGTGACGTTCGAGCAGATCCGGGAGGCGTTCGCGAAGGACGCCGTGCAGATCGTGCTGTCCGACCACCACTACTGGGGCGGCCTGGCGCACACCCGCGAGCTCGCGGCCATCTGCCGGACCTTCGGCGTGGGCCTCTCGATGCACTCCAACTCGCACCTCGGGATCTCGCTCGCCGCCATGACGCACGTCGCCGCCGCCAGCCCCGAGCTCGCCTACGCCTGCGACACGCACTACCCGTGGAACCGCGGCGACGACGTGATCGTGCCGGGCGCGCTCGAGATCGTGGACGGATCCGTCGCCGTGCCGACCGCCCCCGGCCTCGGCGTCGAGCTCGACCGCGACGCCCTCGCCCGCCAGCACCTGGTGTACGTCGAGTCGGGGCGAACCGTACGCGACGACTCCGGCTACATGCGGAGCATCCAGCCCGCCTACGACCCCACCCTCCCGAGGTACTGA
- a CDS encoding ABC transporter substrate-binding protein, producing MRRAIALASVAALAGTMSACSASDGGGSTSADDRSLEVWTRSTPDDAASYQFVFDAFTAKTGIKIDYKPVPEFDTQLQARAQQRSLPDVMVTDAGNLGTYESQGFLRPVDRDAVAGGDQISDATWQSTRGTDGDYYGIPWSRQAAITFIRKDWREKLGLPVPKTWDDLSALAKAFAEDDPDGDGKADTYGMVVPGSAENGYIARWAASYIWQAGGDILKDDGDGTYTADFDNPGTEKAMEWIRDQFCTPGVVVPGSVNLTIANTPFFAQGTAGIYQTGPYNLSSFDAAVGKDNVEVIPTPAGPGGGTDSFAEGEDIYFGASSKKQDLQEQLAEFMITPEAQQLAMQVKTNDQGVLAQPVVRIPVNSSVDIGAVKDDPRWDTAKQVYDEHGRSFPWAIDFTPYRQIVADGLNGVIADCSSDIPGALSDIQSQLSDELDEQGVQG from the coding sequence GTGCGGAGGGCGATCGCCTTGGCATCCGTCGCCGCGCTCGCGGGCACCATGAGCGCCTGCTCCGCGTCGGACGGCGGCGGCTCCACCTCCGCGGACGACCGCTCCCTCGAGGTGTGGACGCGCAGCACGCCGGACGATGCCGCGTCCTACCAGTTCGTGTTCGACGCCTTCACCGCGAAGACCGGCATCAAGATCGACTACAAGCCCGTCCCCGAGTTCGACACGCAGCTGCAGGCGCGCGCCCAGCAGCGGAGCCTCCCCGACGTGATGGTCACCGACGCCGGCAACCTCGGCACCTACGAGTCGCAGGGCTTCCTCCGCCCCGTCGACCGCGACGCCGTCGCCGGCGGCGACCAGATCTCCGACGCCACGTGGCAGAGCACGCGCGGCACCGACGGCGACTACTACGGCATCCCGTGGTCGCGCCAGGCCGCCATCACCTTCATCCGCAAGGACTGGCGCGAGAAGCTCGGCCTGCCGGTGCCGAAGACCTGGGACGACCTCTCCGCGCTCGCGAAGGCGTTCGCCGAGGACGACCCGGACGGCGACGGCAAGGCCGACACCTACGGCATGGTCGTGCCGGGCAGCGCCGAGAACGGGTACATCGCGCGCTGGGCCGCGTCGTACATCTGGCAGGCCGGCGGCGACATCCTGAAGGACGACGGCGACGGCACCTACACCGCGGACTTCGACAACCCGGGCACGGAGAAGGCCATGGAGTGGATCCGCGACCAGTTCTGCACCCCGGGCGTCGTCGTCCCCGGCTCCGTGAACCTCACGATCGCCAACACGCCGTTCTTCGCGCAGGGCACGGCCGGCATCTACCAGACCGGCCCCTACAACCTCAGCTCGTTCGACGCGGCGGTCGGCAAGGACAATGTGGAGGTGATCCCGACCCCGGCGGGCCCGGGCGGCGGCACGGACTCGTTCGCGGAGGGCGAGGACATCTACTTCGGCGCCTCCTCGAAGAAGCAGGACCTGCAGGAGCAGCTGGCCGAGTTCATGATCACGCCCGAGGCGCAGCAGCTCGCCATGCAGGTGAAGACGAACGACCAGGGCGTGCTGGCGCAGCCGGTGGTGCGGATCCCCGTCAACAGCTCCGTCGACATCGGCGCGGTGAAGGACGACCCGCGCTGGGACACCGCGAAGCAGGTCTACGACGAGCACGGCCGGTCGTTCCCGTGGGCGATCGACTTCACGCCCTACCGCCAGATCGTCGCGGACGGGCTGAACGGCGTCATCGCCGACTGCTCCAGCGACATCCCCGGGGCGCTGTCCGACATCCAGTCCCAGCTCTCCGACGAGCTCGACGAGCAGGGGGTGCAGGGATGA
- a CDS encoding 5-dehydro-4-deoxyglucarate dehydratase yields the protein MTTTDTATTPAGLLPPLEGVLFFPVTPFDAADRVDVDVFGAHVAHGLDQGAGAAFVACGTGEFHALDIDEYAQAVRAGVAAAGGRHLVIAGVGGPLGHARRCAQLATELGADGILVLPPYLVAGPQDGLAAYVEAVAHATPLPLIAYHRGQAQFTEATVERLLALPTLAGIKDGAGDVALFQRFVLAARRAGRDDVQFFNGLLTAESSQAAYRAIGVPLYSSAVFAMAPRVASAFHAAYRADDLERQRFLLDEFFTPLVRLRDETPGFAVSLIKAGLRLGGVPVGSVRAPLVDPSPRQLAELERILAHGEDVVA from the coding sequence ATGACGACGACCGACACCGCCACCACCCCCGCCGGCCTGCTGCCGCCCCTCGAGGGCGTGCTCTTCTTCCCCGTCACGCCGTTCGACGCCGCCGACCGCGTCGACGTCGACGTGTTCGGCGCGCACGTCGCCCACGGCCTCGACCAGGGCGCCGGCGCCGCGTTCGTCGCGTGCGGCACGGGCGAGTTCCACGCGCTCGACATCGACGAGTACGCCCAGGCCGTGCGCGCCGGGGTCGCCGCCGCGGGTGGGCGCCACCTCGTCATCGCGGGGGTCGGCGGGCCGCTCGGGCACGCCCGCCGCTGCGCGCAGCTGGCCACGGAGCTCGGCGCCGACGGGATCCTCGTGCTGCCGCCGTACCTCGTCGCCGGCCCGCAGGACGGCCTCGCCGCCTACGTCGAGGCCGTCGCCCACGCGACGCCGCTGCCGCTCATCGCGTACCACCGCGGCCAGGCGCAGTTCACGGAGGCCACGGTCGAGCGGCTGCTCGCGCTGCCGACGCTGGCCGGGATCAAGGACGGTGCGGGCGACGTGGCCCTGTTCCAGCGCTTCGTGCTCGCCGCGCGCCGGGCCGGGCGCGACGACGTGCAGTTCTTCAACGGGCTCCTCACGGCCGAGTCGAGCCAGGCCGCGTACCGGGCGATCGGCGTGCCGCTGTACTCGTCGGCCGTGTTCGCGATGGCCCCCCGCGTCGCGAGCGCGTTCCACGCGGCCTACCGCGCGGACGACCTCGAGCGGCAGCGCTTCCTCCTCGACGAGTTCTTCACGCCGCTCGTGCGCCTGCGCGACGAGACGCCCGGGTTCGCGGTGTCGCTCATCAAGGCGGGGCTGCGACTGGGCGGCGTGCCGGTGGGATCCGTGCGGGCGCCGCTCGTGGATCCGTCGCCGCGGCAGCTCGCCGAGCTCGAGCGGATCCTCGCCCACGGGGAGGACGTCGTCGCCTGA